The following proteins are encoded in a genomic region of Musa acuminata AAA Group cultivar baxijiao chromosome BXJ2-11, Cavendish_Baxijiao_AAA, whole genome shotgun sequence:
- the LOC135626721 gene encoding sugar transport protein MST4-like, which translates to MPAMVMSNAGPGGAKKFEGRITIYVVICGIIAATGGLMFGYDIGISGGVTSMDDFLEEFFPAVFERKHKAKEDNYCKFDNQNLQLFTSSLYLAALVASFVASKICTKHGRKLTMQAASIFFLVGVILNAAAVNIAMLIIGRILLGVGVGFANQAVPLFLSEIAPVHVRGALNILFQLDVTIGIFVANIVNYLVSNIHPWGWRLALGLAGVPAMMLCLGSMVIAETPTSLIEREMLMEGLAMLKKIRGTDNVDAEYEEILHACEMARQVKQPFKNLMKRSSRPQLVIAIVMQVFQQFTGINAIMFYAPVLFQTIGFKNDASLLSAVITGIVNVLSTVVSVVLVDKVGRRFLLLEACGQMLITQVAIGGILLVNLKATNELGHGVAVWVVVLVCLFVSSFAWSWGPLGWLIPSETFPLATRTAGYAFAVSSNMLFTFVIAQAFLSMMCHLRAGIFFFFGAWIVVMGLFVIFLLPETKNVPIDEMTEKVWKQHWFWKRFMDEEEDKKHSV; encoded by the exons ATGCCGGCGATGGTGATGTCAAATGCGGGGCCTGGTGGTGCAAAGAAATTTGAGGGAAGGATCACAATATATGTTGTAATCTGTGGAATAATTGCAGCCACGGGAGGCCTCATGTTTGGTTATGACATTGGGATATCAG GGGGAGTGACATCTATGGATGACTTCTTGGAGGAGTTCTTCCCTGCGGTCTTTGAGAGGAAGCACAAAGCCAAGGAAGACAACTATTGCAAGTTTGATAACCAAAACCTTCAGCTTTTCACTTCATCATTGTACCTTGCTGCCTTGGTAGCCAGCTTCGTAGCTTCGAAGATTTGCACGAAACATGGCCGGAAGCTCACTATGCAAGCAGCATCaatattcttcttggttggtgtCATCCTGAACGCAGCTGCTGTGAACATTGCCATGCTGATCATCGGAAGGATTCTCCTCGGAGTTGGTGTTGGATTTGCCAATCAG GCAGTTCCTCTATTCTTGTCGGAGATCGCACCAGTTCACGTCCGTGGAGCCTTAAACATCCTCTTCCAACTTGACGTGACCATCGGGATCTTTGTGGCGAACATTGTAAACTACTTGGTGTCCAATATCCACCCCTGGGGGTGGAGACTTGCGCTTGGCTTGGCTGGAGTGCCGGCGATGATGCTTTGCTTGGGCTCCATGGTGATTGCGGAGACCCCGACGAGCCTCATCGAGCGTGAGATGCTTATGGAAGGCTTGGCCATGTTGAAGAAGATCCGGGGGACCGACAATGTCGATGCAGAGTACGAGGAAATACTACACGCCTGCGAGATGGCACGACAGGTGAAGCAACCTTTCAAGAATCTCATGAAGAGAAGTAGCCGACCGCAATTGGTTATTGCCATCGTGATGCAAGTCTTCCAGCAGTTCACTGGGATCAACGCCATCATGTTCTATGCACCAGTCCTCTTTCAGACCATCGGATTTAAGAATGATGCTTCACTTCTTTCTGCGGTCATCACGGGGATCGTCAATGTTCTGTCTACCGTCGTATCAGTGGTCTTAGTGGACAAAGTCGGGAGGAGATTCCTGCTTCTTGAAGCTTGTGGCCAGATGTTGATCACACAG GTGGCTATTGGAGGCATTTTGCTTGTGAATTTGAAAGCAACCAATGAGCTGGGACACGGAGtggcagtttgggtggtggtgctCGTGTGCCTATTCGTTTCGAGCTTTGCTTGGTCTTGGGGTCCACTTGGCTGGTTGATTCCTAGTGAAACTTTCCCCCTGGCGACGAGGACCGCCGGCTATGCCTTTGCCGTCAGCTCCAACATGCTTTTCACCTTTGTCATTGCCCAAGCTTTCCTATCTATGATGTGTCATCTACGTGCcgggatcttcttcttctttggtgcatgGATTGTGGTGATGGGTCTGTTCGTCATCTTCTTATTGCCCGAGACAAAGAATGTCCCGATCGATGAAATGACCGAGAAGGTTTGGAAGCAACATTGGTTCTGGAAGAGATTCATGGATGAGGAAGAAGACAAAAAACACTCCGTCTAA